The window CGCAGATGGAAGCGCCAAGCCGTGGCGAAGGCACGAACATCATTCAGACCATGCAGAACTATGCCTTTGACGGCGCAGCGCTGATTGGTTTGCTGATCTCGGCAGCTGCTTTTTGCGGGGTCGCCTATCACGCATATGGCACGTTCGCGGAGGTGCAAACCGGGAAGAAGACCTGGGGGCAGTTTGGGCTGACCTGTACGGTCGGAGCATTGCTGCTGGTGTTGTCGATCTGGCTGCTGACCAAAGCCGCCGGCATTCTCTGAGCGCAGGGCGAAGTCATGAAAAACGCCTTGTCGACTCCCCACTGCATAGCTTTCATCGTAAATTCCCCTACACAATCGGCGGTGCCGATTACGGCAGGTATAGGTACTAGCCTTAGCGAGCGTCTCTGCTCCCCACGTGGGGCATTAGGATTGTGACGCGCGCGATGTTTCTGCTGCCGCTATAGGTTGCCGTGGCATAGCTGGTATGCAGCCGGCCGAGCCGTTTTCTTTCAGTGAGTCAGCGCTGGCCGTCTTAATGACTTCTTCCGGCTGGGTAGACTTGCATAGGCATCATTTTCTCCTTATTTCGATCTTATCAATTATTCGAGTGAGGGCTCCGGCGCAAACGGCCCCATCACCTTCTCGCTTGCCGCCCACACAATATAGGCCAACCACCTTTCACCATCGCGAGAGCAATACACAATGTAGGACAGGGATTGATTAGCGTTTTGACGGTACTTGTATTGCCCGCATCCAGCTATTCCATTTACAGCGAGAGTCTTGGTAATCCGCTGGTTGAAATTTTCCTGCCAAGGGCCTGGGTAGGTGGAGGCGATGTCGGTCTGAGCCAGAGCTTGTCCGATGTACAGTGTGGGGGCCAATAGCAACAGCTTGGGAATCATATGACTCTTTTCCTTAAGTTAAGAAGCTTCAACCTGGCTTCCACTGTCACAGACAGAATCAACACGCCGAAATTCCACAACCACACACCTGATTGCTTTTCAGCCGGCGCATATGCTGTTCAAAATGCCCAGTGCTCCCATAGCGTGGCGGCTTAACGGGCACGATCCGTATCCTATTTAAAGGACTTCCTTCCTCGCCTACCGACTCAGCGGGCAAGTGAAATTGATCAGTTGCTGCCGCATAAACGGCGTCCCATTCAGTTAGGCAATACGGGATGGCCGGACGCAGACAAGCAATCAAACGTCGCCCATGATCGAAGATCCGTGACCTCTCGTGTTCCATTGCTTAGTGGGCCCTAGGCGCCACCTCCAGCTACCTAGAAATGTCGTAGGCCGAAGCATCGAATGCACCGATTTTATTTTCAGCGTAATTGAGCGCGACCGATGTCGACCCGGCTTTACGGCCGGCCGTGATCGCCGGAGTGAGAACACGAGCGCCGGGAGTTCAAGTCATGTTCTTCTTGATTGAAAAGGTCCTTTGAAGGGCATTTGTTTAATGCGTTATCAAGTCAAGAAAATAAAAATGCGCGCTCAGACGGACCTTCCATGCGCCTCAAGTGTCACAGGCAGGTGGCGCATGTGGATCGATTGAAACCAGGGAGAAAACAAATTTTTAGATCATTGTTTGGCAAAAGAAGCCCCCCTCCAAGTCCGGCGCTTGTGAAGGATATAAATCAGCTTAGGCCTCATCTATTGGCAGCGGGCTGGGCATTTGAGGACCGGAAGCCAGTTGAGATATTAGGAATATCTATGGAGCGCGCTTCGATGAATAATTCAGGTATCGCGTCCGCTGTGGGGTTTGGTGGCGGCTATTTTCATGTCGTAAAAGTATTCGGGCTAACTCGCCTGTTAACCGTAGAAGAGATCGTCAAATTCAACACCGAGACGCAACTCTTTAACCTCACGCCGCACGGTGAATCACCAATAGGCATTCTGAAGGCGCACATTTCCGCGCGCTACGGCGTAGAACCGCGGGCGCTCATTTCGCTATTGGCCAACTCGGAGGATGCATTGGCTAAGGTGGTCAGCATGATCGGTGCGAATGCGCTGAAGGCGATATGACATGGAACTGACAGATTTCATCCAAGTATCAGACTTGCGCTCACTGAACAAGACGATCCGGAGACTAGGATACGATAGCATCGAGGGTGTCGAGAAAGGGATACCGGTGCTGACCGTTACGATCGGACGGACGCTGTTTATGGCAACAATTCACAATCAGTGCCTCAAGCTTATGTATATGCTGCGCTCGACACATAATCCGGGAGACTTTGCGTTTTCCAACAACTGGAACATGCACAACTTCATGGGCACAGTGATTCCGCTAACCAATGGCTATGCCATGAAGCACGAGACTCTCGTGTCGACTGGAATCGTCGCTGGCAATCTTCACGACACCCTGACGAATTTTGCACAGTCAGTCGAGAAATTCGTGCATGAGTGGGCTTCTCTTTCCGAGTGAGCTTACAGCCTCCGCCTCACGCAAAGCGGAACGCTGTAAGTTTGTGCTGGTGCAAGATGCGCGTCGTTGTGGCGATTAGCAGTAACCGTCCGGGCATCCCACCTTTATGAACTCTTGGGTTGATGATTCTGGTGTGTAGCACTGGGGGCTGAGTTTCATTGCAGCTAAAGCTGACATTTCATCCTATCTGATCTACATTCTAGCCATCCATCTGGCTCAGGCGATCTTCATGCTGACTGGCTTCAATCATCTCACCCTCGCCGTATGCAGCTTGCCACGCAGCATTGCCTTTTATGAGGAAACGCTGGGCTTCAAATTGTCTGCGCGCTGGAAGACTGGGGCGTATCTTAGCCTGGGTGATCTCTGGCTCTGTCTCTTTAGTGATAGTGTGCGCGCAGAAGACATGCGACGTAATTACACGCACTATGCCTTTTCTATTGATCAGAAAAACTTCGCCGAATTCGTGGAGCCAAATGTTTCAAGAGATTGGGCGGTTTTGTAGGCACTTTCAAAGCTCTGGTGAGCTATTACCAGAAACTGAAAGCCGACAGAACCGCCCTTTTTCGTTGGGGCGATGTCCCTGAATACGGATTCTAAGTAGTGGTGATCGGCTTAAGCCACTGTCTCCGTGAAGCTTTTTTCTCTAGCCACTGCAATGAAGACCAGTAGGTCATTCGCATTCTCGCGGAGCATTGCGCTACTCCTCGACTATTGCGCCGGTACCCCCTCGATCAAATAGACGTCTGTCTTGGCCGTACGCTGGCGGATCTTCCTCAATTCGGTGTAATCGGCTGAGTTGTACCAGGCCTGGGCTTTTTCCATGCTCGCAAACTCAATCACAACGCGTCGTCGCTTTGGCGCCTCACCTTCGAGCGAAATTGTCTTTCCGCCACGGACAATGAAATGACCTCCATAGGGTTTGAACGTTGACTCGACCTGAGCACTGTAAGGTTTTATCCCCTCAGCATCGGTGATCTCAAATTCGGCCACATAGTAGGCCGGAGGCGTTGTCGACTTTGTTTCTGATGCGATTAGCTGGCCAATGCCTGCCGCAAAAAAAACCAGGCCCGCCATTGCAAGCGTCATACCCCTAAAGTTACTCATGATTTCCTCCATTAAAAAAACCAGCCTGCTCAGTCCGATACCACTTTATCGACCCGTCACTCACAGAAAGTCGATCACTATTCGGCTTGAGTGCTGAGTTGAACCGGTTCGGTTTCCAGTAACACTCTGGATACGATCATCGACTGAGTAGTTTCCACGTATTTGCGAAAATGCGCGGACGCAATGTGGCTTCGATACGCGGCCTCATCTGCATAGATTTCGAAGAAGTGCAGGCGATTCGGGTGATCCTTTTCCGCAACGGAATAAATAGCCAGCACACCCGGTTCAAGGCGAACGGAGTCGGCCATTTCCTCTTTGACGGCATCGTGATACGCCGTCAATTGAGCAGGATCAATCACAAGCTGAGCGATACGTACAACCCTGTCAGTTGGCTCACCCGCGAGCACTGATCCCCCCCAGCAACAAACCAAGGCAACAGCTGCATAAAAGACTGGAATCCGCATTCATATATCTCTGACAGTTATTAGCGAGCCATGCTACACGGCATCCCTGAAGGGGATTCATGAGCAGAAGAGATAACTGTTATAAGCCACCAACAATTCGTGAGCCAGAGCAACTTGATTAATATCGCGTTTCTAATGACTCGGCAGCGCCGGCCGGGACAAGGCCCGCGCAGCACTACTGAGCCCTGCTCATGACTTCATTCTGAAAACCCCGGTTATCAGCAGGAGTCCACTGCCATACGCTTCAACGATGAGAAGTCCAACAACACGTTTTTCATTCAGTGCAATGGCGATTAGAGCCAAGCGCCAGGAAGGAATACGTGAGGAGCATCCGGCTTCAGCCACCCACGCTGCTAACGGAGACGTTGATGAACCCTGGAAAACCTATTACGCCAGAAACAGGAATAGAACTGTCCCGACGACAAGTCCTGATCGGCACCGCAGGTACTGCAGTGACGGCAGTGCTCGCTAATGTCGATGATGCTCAAGCGACTGCCAAGCTGAAGTCAGCACCCCAGAGCCCACCGGACAGTCATGTAACGTTCAACCTCAACGGCCGACGATTTGCTCTGGATGTCGACAACCGCACCACTCTCCTGGACGTACTTCGAGAAAGGCTGCATTTGACTGGCACCAAGAAGGGTTGCGACCACGGGCAGTGCGGTGCCTGTACGGTGATCGTAGAAGGTAGACGAATCAACTCATGCCTCACGCTTGCGGTCATGCACGAAGGCGACACCATCACCACCATTGAAGGGCTCGGCACACCGGATAATCTCCACCCGCTGCAGTCAGCATTCATCAAACATGACGGCTATCAATGCGGTTACTGCACGCCTGGTCAGATTTGCTCGGCGGCCGCGATGCTTGAAGAAATAAAGGTCGGCATTCCCAGCCACGTAAGCAGCGACCTGATCGCGAAGAGCACCGTCAGCGCTGCTGAAATCCGGGAGCGCATGAGTGGCAATATCTGCCGATGCGGCGCGTACTCCAACATCGTCGATGCCATTCATGAAGTGGCCGGAGGTGGGGCATGAAATCCTTCACTTACGAACGGGTGAAGTCTGTACAACAAGCGGTTAACGCTGCAGCCAATAATCCGGGCTTCCGATTCATCGCCGGCGGTACCAATTTGCTCGATCTGATGAAGCTGGAAATAGAAACCCCTCAGCACCTTATTGATGTAAACGGACTGGCGCTCGACAAAATCACCCCGACCGAGGACGGCGGATTAAGGATCGGAGCCTTGGTGCGCAACACCGACCTGGCCGCTGCGCCTCAGGTTCGTCGAGACTACGCAGTACTGTCCAGAGCACTGCTTGCCGGAGCGTCAGGGCAACTGCGAAATAAAGCCACAACGGCAGGCAACCTGCTGCAACGCACCCGATGTGCCTACTTTTACGATACCAATCAACCGTGCAACAAGCGGCGCCCGGGTGCCGGCTGCGCCGCGATTGGCGGTGCCAGTCGGCAGCAAGCGATCATCGGTGTCAGTGATGCCTGCATTGCCAGCCATCCCAGCGACATGGCCGTGGCTATGCAAGCGCTGGGCGCGAGGGTAGAAACACTGAACTCAAACGGCCAGGTCAGGACGATTGCACTGGCCGATCTTTACCAGGCTCCCGGGGCCACCCCGCATATAGAAAACACCCTGGGTAACGCCGAACTGATTACGGCTGTGACCTTGCCCAAACCTCCAGGAGGCAAGCATATCTACTACAAGATTCGCGACCGTGCTTCCTACGCGTTTGCGCTGGTGTCCGTCGCCGCGATCGTGATGCCAGACAAAACCGGGCAGCTCGCCCTGGGTGGCGTGGCCTACAGGCCTTGGCGAAGTGAAGATGCCGAAGCGTATCTCCCTGAGGGCGCAAAGGCCGTAGCAACACGTTTGCTCGCTGGCGCCAATCCTACCGCGCAGAACGCTTTCAAAATCAAACTGGCGGAGCGGACGATTAGTCTCGCTCTGTCCAGTGCATGTGCCTAAACACAGTCACTGGCATTGTACGGATGCGGTCGATCAACCAGGAGTAAGCCTAATGAAGTTTGATACGCCTGCGAGCACAAATCCCATCGACCAAATGAAGGTGATTGGTCAGCCCAAAGATCGCGTTGAAGGCAAACTGAAAACAACCGGCACTGCGACCTATGCTTACGAACAACAGGCCACTGTTAGCCCGCCTGCTTACGGTTATGTAGTAGGTTCATCAATCGGCAAGGGACGCATTTCTTCCATTGATTCGAGCGAAGCGCGTCAAGCCAGCGGCGTGATTGCAGTCGTCACCTATGAGAATGCGGGTCAACTGGACAGGGGCGAATTTTACGTTGATCGCGCACTTGCCGGCCCCCAGGTGGATCACTATCACCAGGCAGTGGCAATTGTCGTCGCGCAGACGTTCGAACAAGCCAGGGCAGCTTCGGCGTTAGTTCGTGTTTTTTATGTCAGGGAGCCTGGAGCCTACGACTTGGCCGCGCAGCGAGAGTCAGCCAAAACTCCTGCACCGGGTGCGTTTGGCCCTCCTCCCCAAACAGCAATCGGGGATTTCGAAGGCGCGTTCAAGAAGGCAGCGTTCACTCTCGACGGTCATTACACCACCCCCGACCATGCCCACGCGATGATGGAGCCCCACGCGACCATCGCTCAGTGGCAGGGCGAAAAGCTGACGCTTTGGACGTCGATCCAGCAAATGAATTGGGGTGTCAGAGATCTGGCTAAAACACTGGGCATCCCCAACGACAATATTCACTTGATCTCGCCTTACATTGGCGGCGGCTTTGGCGGCAAAGGCACCATTCTGTGTGACGCCGTATTGGCCTCTCTTGCGGCCAGAGCAGCCGGGCGCCCCGTTAAAGTCGCACTTCCCCGCCCGCTGATGTTTAACAACCTGACGCACAGGCCAGCGACGATCCAAAGAATACGCCTGGGTGCCAATTCGGACGGCACACTCACCGCCATCGGCCACGAGAGTTGGTCGGGCAACCTGCGCGGTGGTCGTACCGAAGCTGCTACTGCATCGACCCGAACGTTGTATGCAGGCCCGAACCGTATGACCCGTCTGTACCTTGCCCAACTCGACCTTGCCGAAGGCAGCGCGATGCGTGCGCCCGGTGAAGCGCCTGGCATGATGGCGCTGGAAATTGCCATGGACGAAATGGCTGAAAAGCTGGGTATGGATCCCGTGAAGTTTCGCGTCATCAATGACACGCAGGTAGAGCCGGAACAACCTGATCGTCCGTTTTCTCAGCGCCAGCTAGTCGAGTGCCTGAATAAGGGAGCTGAGCGTTTCGGCTGGGCTCGACGCAATCCCCTTCCCGGCAAGGAACTGCAGGACGGCTGGTGGGTTGGCATCGGCATGGCGTCCGCCATTCGTGGCGCACCCACGACGAAATCCGCCGCTCGCGTGCGGCTTGACCGCAGAGGCCTGGTGACCGTCGAAACAGACATGACGGATATTGGAACCGGCTCTTACACGATCATTGCCCAGACTGCCGCTGAAATGCTGGGTGTTGAAATGGACAAGGTGAACGTCTACCTAGGTGATTCAAAGTTCCCGGAGTCTTCAGGTTCGGGCGGCCAATGGGGAGCAGCCTCATCCACGGCGGGTGTCTATGCCGCCTGCGTAAAACTGAGGGAAGCCATCGCAGTGAAGTTGGGCCTTGATCCGACAAAAACCGAATTTATCGGTGGCGAGGCTCATGAAGGTTCGAAACACATGTCATTGGCAGAGGCGACAAAGGATGGCGACCTGTCAGCCGAAGACGTCATGGAGTTCGGCGACTTGGCAAAGCAGTATGCCCAGCAAACCTTTGGCGCACATTTCGTCGAGGTTGGTGTGAACGCCGCGACAGGAGAAATTCGTATCCGCCGTCAGTTGGCGGTCTGTGCAGCAGGCAGAATTCTCAACCCTAAAACAGCTCGAAGCCAGATTATCGGGGGGATGACCATGGGCGCAGGCGCAGCGCTGATGGAAGAAATGATCGTGGATCGTCGCTTGGGCTTTTTTGTCAATCATGACCTGGCGGGTTACGAGGTTCCGGTTAATGCCGACATCCCACATCAGGAGGTCATTTTCCTGGATGAAGTAGACCCCTATGCGACGCCCCTTAAAGCTAAAGGCGTCGGCGAGCTCGGCATTTCCGGAGCAGCAGCGGCAATCGCCAACGCTGTCTATAACGCTACCGGTATAAGGGTGCGCGATTACCCGATCACACTCGATAAACTCATTGATCATTTGCCCGCTCTGGGCTGACGTTCCCCACAACTAACTGTTTTGGCTTCGGAGTAACACATGCAGCTCAGCCGCACGAATTTGGCAGATATTGTTTATTTCCTTGCCATCGCTCGGCATCAAAGCTTCAGAAAGGCGGGTCTGGAAGCGGGAATCAGTGCATCTGCGCTTAGCCATGCCATGAAAGGTCTTGAGACGCGCCTTGGCGTTCGACTGCTCAATCGCACTACGCGCAGCGTGACGCTCACAGCCGCTGGCGAGGAGTTGCAGGGCCTGATCAGCTCCCCGGTCAATGATATTGGGCAAGCACTGGAAGCCTTGAACCGTCTGCGCGATGAGCCCGCCGGGCGTATTCGTCTGAACGTCTTGAGCGACGGCGCAAAACTGCTGCTGGGCCCAGTGCTGCCTGTTTTCGTTGATCGCTATCCGGACATCGAGGTCGACCTGACCGTGTCCAATAAAATGGTCGATGTTATCGGCGACGGTCATGATGCAGGCATTCGTTTCGGTGGGACGGTTCCCGAAGACATGATCGCTCAACGACTCTCTCCCGATGTAGCCTGGGCAGTCGTTGGCGCACCTGATTACCTCAAACGATTCGGCATGCCTAAACATCCTGAAGATCTGCATCATCACCGTTGTTTACGCGTGCGCTTGGGCAATGCACACCTCTACCGCTGGCAATTCTCGAAAGAGAGTCAACAGCTGGAGATTGACGTTCCCGGAACCATCACGATCGATGAGGCGCGCGTTGGTGTGACGATGGCGATGCGCGGCGCTGGTTTGATGTACGTTCTAGCCTCAGTAGTCGAACGACAGATCGCGGAAGGCTCGCTGCAGCGGGTGCTTGAAGACTGGACTCACTACGACCCGGGCTTTCATATCTATTATTCGAGCTTCAGACAGGTTCCAGTAGGCCTTCGTCTGCTCATTGACCTGATTCGCGAACTCGAACCCATGGGCCCACTCCCCTGACGGATTTAGCTCGCCTGCCGCTTGGTGAATACATCCTTGAAAACCGGCACCGCCGAAAACGCGTTAGGCCAGCCCACATAGAAGGCAAGGTGTGACAGCAGTTCGGACGCCTCGGTCTGCGTCAGGCCATTGTCCATCGCACGATTGAGGTGGTACCCGATCTGAGCAACCTGACCGTTGGCCACTAACGTTGTGACAGTTATCAGGCTACGGTCTCTGGGGGCGAGACCAGGTCGCAGCCATAGATCATTGAATAGCGCGCTGGTGGTGTACTGCACTAGCCCAGGCGAAACCGGGCCAACCGATTTGTCGACACTCGCTACGCGGGCATCTTCGGCAACCTGATCAATAGGCAGAAGGACGGGCGATACTGGAGCCAGTTGCTCAACTGATATGCCGTTTCTGCTGAAGACATCTTTAGCGATCGGTGCTGCTCCAGCGGCATTACCCCAGCCCGAGTAAAACGCGAGATGGTTGATTGCTTCCGACAACTCCAGAGGCGTCACACCGTTCTTCAGCGCCAGATCAAGGTGGGTGGCCAGCTCTGCTGTCTGAGCCCGCGCGATCAGCACCGCCACGGTTACCAAGCTTCGATCACGAGGAGACAACTCTGGGCGCTTCCACACCTCCCCAAGGAGTAATGTGTCAGTGTTGTGAGCCATTACCGGTGAAGCAGCTCGTACATCAGCTGAGGTTGGCATGTGAGAAGTTTCCTTAGTCATGGCCCCTTTCGGGGTGGCGCATGCAGACAAACATATCGCCAGGCTTGCTGCTGCAAATGTGCGGATGATCATAATGAAGCGTCATACTGGGCTACGGTTACAGCCTCAAGCCACTCAACATTCTTACCGTCAAGCGTTTCTTGAATAGCCATGTGGGTCATGCCGGTCGTGCTGGTTGCGCCATGCCAATGCTTGACGCCTGGAGGAGTCCAAATCACGTCTCCAGGCTTGATAACCTGCTTTTCAGCACCCTCC of the Paucimonas lemoignei genome contains:
- a CDS encoding antibiotic biosynthesis monooxygenase, producing the protein MRIPVFYAAVALVCCWGGSVLAGEPTDRVVRIAQLVIDPAQLTAYHDAVKEEMADSVRLEPGVLAIYSVAEKDHPNRLHFFEIYADEAAYRSHIASAHFRKYVETTQSMIVSRVLLETEPVQLSTQAE
- a CDS encoding Uncharacterized conserved protein, which translates into the protein MSNFRGMTLAMAGLVFFAAGIGQLIASETKSTTPPAYYVAEFEITDAEGIKPYSAQVESTFKPYGGHFIVRGGKTISLEGEAPKRRRVVIEFASMEKAQAWYNSADYTELRKIRQRTAKTDVYLIEGVPAQ
- the cutS_3 gene encoding (2Fe-2S)-binding domain-containing protein, producing the protein MNPGKPITPETGIELSRRQVLIGTAGTAVTAVLANVDDAQATAKLKSAPQSPPDSHVTFNLNGRRFALDVDNRTTLLDVLRERLHLTGTKKGCDHGQCGACTVIVEGRRINSCLTLAVMHEGDTITTIEGLGTPDNLHPLQSAFIKHDGYQCGYCTPGQICSAAAMLEEIKVGIPSHVSSDLIAKSTVSAAEIRERMSGNICRCGAYSNIVDAIHEVAGGGA
- the fosA gene encoding glutathione transferase FosA, which produces MLTGFNHLTLAVCSLPRSIAFYEETLGFKLSARWKTGAYLSLGDLWLCLFSDSVRAEDMRRNYTHYAFSIDQKNFAEFVEPNVSRDWAVL
- the dmlR_11 gene encoding LysR family transcriptional regulator, producing the protein MQLSRTNLADIVYFLAIARHQSFRKAGLEAGISASALSHAMKGLETRLGVRLLNRTTRSVTLTAAGEELQGLISSPVNDIGQALEALNRLRDEPAGRIRLNVLSDGAKLLLGPVLPVFVDRYPDIEVDLTVSNKMVDVIGDGHDAGIRFGGTVPEDMIAQRLSPDVAWAVVGAPDYLKRFGMPKHPEDLHHHRCLRVRLGNAHLYRWQFSKESQQLEIDVPGTITIDEARVGVTMAMRGAGLMYVLASVVERQIAEGSLQRVLEDWTHYDPGFHIYYSSFRQVPVGLRLLIDLIRELEPMGPLP
- the hcrB_3 gene encoding oxidoreductase, molybdopterin-binding subunit gives rise to the protein MKSFTYERVKSVQQAVNAAANNPGFRFIAGGTNLLDLMKLEIETPQHLIDVNGLALDKITPTEDGGLRIGALVRNTDLAAAPQVRRDYAVLSRALLAGASGQLRNKATTAGNLLQRTRCAYFYDTNQPCNKRRPGAGCAAIGGASRQQAIIGVSDACIASHPSDMAVAMQALGARVETLNSNGQVRTIALADLYQAPGATPHIENTLGNAELITAVTLPKPPGGKHIYYKIRDRASYAFALVSVAAIVMPDKTGQLALGGVAYRPWRSEDAEAYLPEGAKAVATRLLAGANPTAQNAFKIKLAERTISLALSSACA
- a CDS encoding conjugative transfer protein, with the translated sequence MEAPSRGEGTNIIQTMQNYAFDGAALIGLLISAAAFCGVAYHAYGTFAEVQTGKKTWGQFGLTCTVGALLLVLSIWLLTKAAGIL
- a CDS encoding 4-carboxymuconolactone decarboxylase, whose amino-acid sequence is MPTSADVRAASPVMAHNTDTLLLGEVWKRPELSPRDRSLVTVAVLIARAQTAELATHLDLALKNGVTPLELSEAINHLAFYSGWGNAAGAAPIAKDVFSRNGISVEQLAPVSPVLLPIDQVAEDARVASVDKSVGPVSPGLVQYTTSALFNDLWLRPGLAPRDRSLITVTTLVANGQVAQIGYHLNRAMDNGLTQTEASELLSHLAFYVGWPNAFSAVPVFKDVFTKRQAS
- the hcrA_3 gene encoding aldehyde oxidase and xanthine dehydrogenase family protein, encoding MKFDTPASTNPIDQMKVIGQPKDRVEGKLKTTGTATYAYEQQATVSPPAYGYVVGSSIGKGRISSIDSSEARQASGVIAVVTYENAGQLDRGEFYVDRALAGPQVDHYHQAVAIVVAQTFEQARAASALVRVFYVREPGAYDLAAQRESAKTPAPGAFGPPPQTAIGDFEGAFKKAAFTLDGHYTTPDHAHAMMEPHATIAQWQGEKLTLWTSIQQMNWGVRDLAKTLGIPNDNIHLISPYIGGGFGGKGTILCDAVLASLAARAAGRPVKVALPRPLMFNNLTHRPATIQRIRLGANSDGTLTAIGHESWSGNLRGGRTEAATASTRTLYAGPNRMTRLYLAQLDLAEGSAMRAPGEAPGMMALEIAMDEMAEKLGMDPVKFRVINDTQVEPEQPDRPFSQRQLVECLNKGAERFGWARRNPLPGKELQDGWWVGIGMASAIRGAPTTKSAARVRLDRRGLVTVETDMTDIGTGSYTIIAQTAAEMLGVEMDKVNVYLGDSKFPESSGSGGQWGAASSTAGVYAACVKLREAIAVKLGLDPTKTEFIGGEAHEGSKHMSLAEATKDGDLSAEDVMEFGDLAKQYAQQTFGAHFVEVGVNAATGEIRIRRQLAVCAAGRILNPKTARSQIIGGMTMGAGAALMEEMIVDRRLGFFVNHDLAGYEVPVNADIPHQEVIFLDEVDPYATPLKAKGVGELGISGAAAAIANAVYNATGIRVRDYPITLDKLIDHLPALG